A stretch of Roseibium porphyridii DNA encodes these proteins:
- a CDS encoding response regulator transcription factor yields the protein MPTIALVDDDRNILTSVSIALEAEGYRVQSYTDGTSALDGLQTDPPELAIFDIKMPRMDGMELLRRLRQNSDLPVIFLTSKDDEIDELFGLKMGADDFIRKPFSQRLLVERVRAVLRRAQPKDASAPRDDADKLLERGQLVMDQERHTCTWNNKPVTLTVTEFLILSALAQRPGVVKSRNALMDAAYDDQVYVDDRTIDSHIKRLRKKFKVVDDDFDMIETLYGVGYRFREA from the coding sequence ATGCCGACAATTGCCTTGGTCGATGACGACCGTAATATTTTGACCTCAGTCTCAATTGCACTGGAGGCGGAAGGGTATCGCGTCCAGTCTTACACCGATGGAACATCGGCTTTGGACGGATTGCAGACCGATCCGCCGGAGCTGGCGATCTTCGATATCAAGATGCCGCGCATGGACGGGATGGAATTGCTTCGCCGTCTTCGTCAGAACTCCGATTTGCCGGTAATCTTCCTGACATCGAAAGATGATGAGATCGACGAATTGTTCGGTCTGAAGATGGGTGCAGACGATTTCATCCGCAAACCGTTTTCGCAGCGTCTGCTGGTCGAGCGTGTGCGCGCGGTGTTGCGCCGGGCTCAGCCAAAGGATGCCTCTGCCCCGCGTGACGACGCCGACAAACTGCTGGAACGTGGCCAGCTTGTGATGGACCAGGAACGGCACACCTGCACCTGGAACAACAAGCCGGTCACTCTCACTGTTACGGAATTCCTGATCCTGTCCGCCTTGGCGCAGCGCCCGGGTGTCGTTAAAAGCCGAAACGCGTTGATGGATGCAGCCTATGATGATCAGGTCTATGTCGACGACCGGACCATCGACAGCCACATCAAACGTCTCCGGAAAAAGTTCAAGGTTGTTGACGACGACTTCGACATGATCGAAACACTTTATGGTGTTGGCTACCGGTTCCGGGAAGCCTGA
- a CDS encoding phosphoenolpyruvate carboxykinase, whose protein sequence is MKEVGVRNPSKGCDIFGFKGLKALYWNQNEPALYEYSLSRGETRLAAGGAIVAETGIHTGRSPKDKFVVKDESTRDTVWWDNNAQISKAQFDQLLSDFLQHAEGRELFAQDLYGGADATHRLPVRVFTEYAWHSLFIRNLLLRPELSDLDGFDPEMTIVDLPSFKADPDKHGCRSETVIACDLTRKIVLIGGTSYAGEMKKSVFTMLNHLLPAKGIMSMHCSANVGAQGDTAVFFGLSGTGKTTLSADPSRTLIGDDEHGWSESGVFNFEGGCYAKTIKLSREAEPEIFSTTQRFGTVLENVVLDAARVPDFDDGSKTENTRAAYPIHFISNASDTGCAPMPKTIIMLTADAFGVMPPIARLTPAQAMYHFLSGYTAKVAGTEKGVTEPQATFSTCFGAPFLPRHPSEYGNLLKELIAKHNVDCWLVNTGWTGGAHGTGHRMPIKATRTLLQAALSGSLNGAEFRTDPNFGFEVPVAVSGVETKMLTPRETWADKDAYDIQASKLVQMFVDNFETFEAHVDGAVLSAAPALRVAAE, encoded by the coding sequence ATGAAAGAAGTCGGTGTCAGGAATCCTTCCAAAGGTTGCGATATTTTTGGTTTTAAGGGCCTGAAGGCGCTCTATTGGAACCAGAATGAGCCTGCACTTTATGAGTATTCTCTTTCTCGTGGTGAAACCCGGCTCGCGGCCGGCGGCGCAATTGTCGCGGAAACTGGCATTCACACTGGCCGCTCCCCGAAAGACAAATTCGTCGTGAAAGACGAAAGCACCAGAGATACCGTCTGGTGGGACAACAATGCGCAAATATCCAAGGCGCAGTTCGATCAGCTTCTGTCGGATTTTCTTCAGCACGCGGAAGGAAGGGAGCTCTTCGCCCAGGACCTTTATGGCGGCGCAGACGCGACCCATCGTCTGCCGGTACGGGTCTTTACCGAATATGCCTGGCATTCGCTCTTCATTCGCAACCTGTTGCTGCGCCCTGAACTCAGCGACCTCGATGGCTTCGACCCTGAGATGACGATTGTCGATCTGCCAAGTTTCAAGGCCGATCCCGACAAACACGGCTGTCGTTCGGAAACGGTTATCGCCTGTGATCTTACCCGCAAGATCGTTCTGATCGGGGGGACGTCCTATGCCGGTGAAATGAAGAAGTCGGTCTTCACGATGCTCAATCACCTGCTGCCGGCAAAGGGCATCATGTCAATGCACTGCTCGGCAAATGTCGGCGCGCAAGGCGATACAGCGGTCTTCTTCGGCTTGTCCGGCACTGGCAAAACGACGCTCTCTGCCGATCCCAGCCGTACACTGATCGGCGACGACGAACATGGATGGAGCGAAAGCGGCGTCTTCAACTTCGAAGGCGGCTGTTATGCCAAGACTATCAAGCTCTCCAGGGAAGCCGAGCCAGAGATTTTTTCCACGACACAGCGTTTCGGTACAGTCCTTGAAAACGTCGTCCTGGATGCTGCGCGGGTCCCGGATTTCGACGACGGGTCAAAAACCGAGAACACACGAGCTGCCTACCCGATCCACTTCATTTCGAATGCAAGCGATACGGGCTGCGCGCCGATGCCAAAAACCATCATCATGCTGACAGCAGATGCGTTTGGCGTGATGCCGCCGATTGCGCGACTGACACCGGCTCAGGCCATGTATCACTTCCTGTCCGGGTACACGGCAAAAGTCGCAGGAACCGAAAAAGGCGTCACCGAACCCCAAGCAACATTCTCGACCTGTTTCGGAGCACCTTTCCTGCCACGCCATCCGTCAGAATACGGCAACCTTCTGAAAGAGCTGATCGCCAAGCACAATGTGGATTGCTGGCTGGTCAACACAGGCTGGACCGGTGGTGCTCACGGAACCGGCCATCGCATGCCGATCAAGGCCACACGCACTTTGTTGCAGGCCGCTCTTTCCGGCAGTTTGAATGGTGCAGAATTCCGAACGGATCCCAATTTCGGTTTCGAAGTCCCTGTTGCGGTCTCCGGCGTCGAGACAAAAATGCTCACGCCGCGGGAAACATGGGCCGACAAGGATGCTTATGACATACAGGCATCGAAACTCGTCCAGATGTTTGTCGACAATTTCGAGACCTTTGAAGCCCATGTCGATGGCGCTGTCCTGAGCGCTGCACCGGCCTTGCGGGTCGCTGCTGAATAA
- a CDS encoding XdhC family protein produces the protein MTTETSSIPDVLKTAEAWRNSGRPVALATVIETWGSAPRPVGSHLVIDADGNFEGSVSGGCVEGAVVAEAIDVIDTGRPTTLEFGVADETAWQVGLSCGGRIRVYVEPVN, from the coding sequence ATGACCACCGAAACTTCCTCGATACCCGACGTATTGAAAACCGCCGAGGCTTGGCGAAACTCAGGTCGACCCGTAGCCCTGGCCACAGTGATAGAAACCTGGGGTTCAGCTCCACGTCCGGTCGGCTCACATCTGGTGATCGACGCTGACGGCAATTTCGAGGGATCGGTCTCCGGGGGTTGCGTGGAAGGTGCCGTCGTTGCAGAGGCTATCGATGTGATCGACACCGGCCGCCCAACCACGCTTGAATTCGGTGTTGCCGACGAAACCGCCTGGCAGGTTGGACTTTCCTGCGGGGGACGTATTCGAGTTTATGTTGAACCTGTAAACTGA
- a CDS encoding LysE family translocator encodes MLNIETLLAFAAATALFAYMPGPALLYTAAQTIARGKKAGFMAALGIHLGCYVHVFAAAFGLSAIFTVVPTLYFALKIVGGIYLVFLGVQMIRTRMVAGSTPDLPQKTIRRAFVDSILVEVFNPKVAIFFIAFLPQFVSPDAGFPIWVQFLILGTFVNCAFTSADIVTVLFASEVKKRLTKSSKIQDLTRWLGGSLLVGLGLKLATDRA; translated from the coding sequence GTGCTTAATATTGAAACCCTTCTCGCTTTTGCCGCAGCCACCGCCCTGTTTGCCTATATGCCCGGGCCTGCATTGCTTTACACTGCTGCCCAAACGATAGCCCGAGGCAAAAAAGCTGGCTTCATGGCAGCCTTGGGCATACATCTGGGCTGCTACGTGCATGTTTTTGCCGCAGCTTTCGGCCTTTCAGCGATTTTCACCGTCGTTCCGACGCTCTATTTTGCGTTGAAGATCGTGGGAGGCATTTATCTGGTATTCTTGGGTGTACAGATGATCCGTACCCGAATGGTTGCCGGATCAACGCCTGACCTGCCTCAAAAAACAATTCGCCGGGCTTTTGTCGACAGCATCCTGGTTGAGGTCTTCAATCCCAAGGTGGCGATTTTCTTTATCGCCTTTCTTCCACAGTTCGTCAGCCCGGACGCCGGCTTTCCGATCTGGGTTCAGTTTCTGATCCTCGGCACGTTCGTCAATTGCGCATTCACGTCTGCGGACATCGTGACGGTCCTGTTTGCGAGTGAAGTGAAAAAACGTTTGACCAAATCTTCCAAAATTCAGGACCTGACACGCTGGTTAGGTGGATCGCTGCTGGTTGGACTGGGCCTCAAACTGGCAACGGACCGCGCGTGA
- a CDS encoding XdhC family protein: MDLSLLQELNRDRENRNAAILVTRMSDGTQRLVHRDGKLSSDPLADDLERRFRSGKSGTVETDDGDFFLTVSVPAPRLVIIGAVHISQALVPMAEMAGLDVTVIDPRTAFATEDRFPGSSLKADWPETVLKETPLDAYTAVAAVTHDPKIDDFPLIEALKTECFYVGALGSRKTHGKRLERFKEAGLTDLHFDRIDAPIGLDIGAASPQEIAVAVLGSIILALRKAPETAR; this comes from the coding sequence ATGGATCTTTCTCTTCTTCAAGAGCTGAACAGAGACCGAGAGAACCGCAATGCGGCGATCCTTGTTACCCGCATGTCGGATGGCACACAGCGGCTGGTGCACAGGGATGGGAAACTATCAAGTGATCCGCTTGCCGATGACCTTGAACGCAGGTTTCGGTCCGGCAAATCAGGAACCGTGGAAACAGACGACGGCGACTTTTTTCTGACGGTTTCCGTTCCGGCCCCTCGCCTCGTCATCATCGGTGCCGTTCATATCAGTCAGGCCCTTGTTCCAATGGCTGAAATGGCCGGACTGGACGTTACCGTGATTGACCCGAGGACCGCGTTTGCAACTGAGGATCGTTTTCCCGGCAGTTCGCTGAAGGCAGACTGGCCGGAAACTGTTCTCAAAGAGACGCCCCTTGATGCCTACACCGCCGTAGCTGCTGTCACTCATGACCCGAAGATAGATGATTTTCCTTTGATCGAAGCCCTGAAAACCGAATGTTTTTATGTAGGTGCCCTCGGAAGCAGAAAGACACATGGCAAACGCCTTGAGAGGTTCAAGGAGGCAGGGCTTACTGATCTCCATTTCGATCGCATTGATGCGCCCATCGGGCTTGATATCGGTGCGGCCTCCCCTCAGGAGATCGCGGTTGCCGTGCTCGGTTCCATCATTCTTGCCTTGCGCAAGGCTCCGGAGACCGCCAGATGA
- a CDS encoding molybdopterin-binding/glycosyltransferase family 2 protein — protein MKFGPCPVDEATGCILAHKTRLGERTLKKGHVLTLQDCNELSAAGENSVVVARLEDGDIGEDEAATRLGLAAKGKGIVVDTAATGRMNLNAEQDGILVIDEQAVTNANRIDPAITFATLANHTKVADGRMVATAKIISFAVPGAQVEAAIEAIHMAVRICPFKSHKVGLVATELPHLKSATMDKTRRVLEQRLRPSQSNILDEIRVPHSEPEVAAAIKALADKGADFLVLFGASAVVDRYDVLPAGLDLAGGKVKHLGMPVDPGNLLMLGEYDGKPVLGAPGCARSPKENGFDWVLDRLIAGLEVRPEDITAMGVGGLLMEIGTRPQPREARRTSDAPKVAAIILAAGKSSRMRGPNKLLAELDGKALVRYAAEAATNSGLSQTVLVTGHRADEVSAPIADLPVTVVHNPDFADGMAGSIRVGMDALEADTDAVIILLGDMPRIDAKVLNTLIATYGAKKNNLIITATAEGKRGNPVLWDRRYFSALKSLSGDVGARHLIAENPGFVAEVEIGAAARLDLDTPEALKKAGGVLPES, from the coding sequence ATGAAATTCGGGCCGTGCCCTGTCGACGAAGCAACCGGCTGCATTCTGGCCCACAAGACCCGATTGGGCGAGCGCACCCTGAAAAAGGGTCATGTGCTTACCCTGCAAGACTGCAACGAGCTATCCGCGGCAGGTGAAAACAGCGTTGTCGTTGCCCGTCTTGAAGACGGCGATATCGGAGAAGACGAGGCCGCAACGCGACTTGGACTTGCTGCCAAAGGCAAAGGCATCGTCGTTGATACTGCCGCGACAGGCCGCATGAACCTAAATGCCGAGCAGGACGGTATTCTGGTGATCGACGAACAGGCGGTTACCAACGCCAACAGGATCGACCCGGCAATCACATTCGCAACGCTCGCCAATCACACCAAGGTCGCAGACGGCCGCATGGTCGCGACAGCGAAAATCATTTCTTTCGCCGTTCCGGGAGCCCAGGTGGAGGCGGCAATTGAGGCGATACACATGGCTGTTCGTATCTGCCCGTTCAAATCGCACAAGGTCGGTCTTGTTGCAACGGAGCTGCCTCACCTCAAATCGGCAACGATGGACAAGACGAGGCGAGTTCTGGAACAACGCCTGAGACCAAGCCAAAGCAACATCCTGGACGAAATTCGCGTGCCCCATTCCGAGCCGGAAGTTGCAGCCGCTATCAAGGCTCTGGCAGACAAGGGAGCCGATTTTCTGGTTCTCTTCGGAGCTTCGGCCGTGGTTGACCGGTATGATGTTCTGCCCGCCGGGCTGGACCTAGCCGGAGGCAAGGTGAAACATCTTGGAATGCCGGTTGATCCCGGCAACTTGCTCATGCTTGGGGAGTATGATGGCAAGCCTGTGCTTGGGGCTCCAGGATGCGCCCGCAGCCCGAAAGAAAACGGGTTTGACTGGGTGCTTGACCGATTGATCGCGGGCCTGGAGGTGAGGCCTGAAGATATCACGGCGATGGGCGTTGGAGGCTTGCTGATGGAAATCGGGACAAGACCACAGCCGCGCGAGGCGAGACGCACAAGCGACGCCCCCAAGGTCGCGGCAATCATACTTGCCGCCGGAAAATCGTCGCGCATGCGCGGACCCAACAAACTGCTTGCCGAACTGGATGGAAAAGCTCTCGTACGGTATGCAGCCGAAGCTGCGACCAATTCAGGTCTGAGCCAGACTGTTCTGGTGACAGGCCATCGTGCCGACGAAGTCTCAGCACCTATTGCCGATTTGCCTGTAACAGTGGTTCACAATCCGGACTTTGCTGACGGCATGGCCGGTTCGATCCGTGTCGGAATGGATGCTCTGGAGGCTGACACAGATGCCGTGATTATTCTCCTCGGAGACATGCCACGGATTGATGCAAAGGTTCTGAACACTCTCATTGCCACATATGGTGCGAAGAAGAACAACCTGATCATCACGGCAACAGCAGAAGGAAAGCGCGGAAATCCCGTGCTTTGGGACAGGCGCTATTTCTCTGCACTGAAGTCCTTGAGCGGTGATGTCGGTGCACGGCACCTGATTGCGGAAAACCCGGGCTTTGTGGCCGAAGTGGAAATCGGCGCTGCTGCCCGACTGGACCTGGATACTCCAGAGGCGCTGAAAAAGGCCGGTGGCGTCCTTCCAGAAAGCTAG
- a CDS encoding PAS-domain containing protein, whose product MEVSQPPNESDRLKALHALQILHSERLPEFDAVVEAIATVFECPISLISIVDKDQQWFKAKCGLDADSTSRDVSFCQHAILSDDLFVIPDARKDARFRDNPLVTGDPFIRFYAGCPISIDGKNRLGTLCVIDREPRSPSDAQLAQLKRFGKIVEGLIKSHRAELQVQDALDKAEAESRLATQESELLEEIATVSGVGGWELDLDTNQLIWTDKTRELHEVDADFVPSVDTALSFYAPDGREIISDAVARGIEEGIGWDVELPFITAKGNELWVRAAGRPIFENGRVCRLVGAFQDITERLMSEKAVRSSEAVQRTTLETLREGILVLSATGRIQSLNPAAAKMLGLTAKTAAGQNVQDLIANIRFQTEDGKADDDVLTRAAKLPHEVNNHIVKMNRSGVSSSVWLRIDANATASAGGAGLDLTVVSLADITETKLQAETLQVVFDNIHGGLVYYDENRRLAANNDYFQQLLKLPEEFIDTKASLQEVAGFLARRGDFGPGDPDQLIKERFSVFDNPEPHVYERAGPDDTTLEIRGNPTPSGGLVTSIFDITERKRTEQSLKISEAVNRATLAAVSEGILLFDSNGIIQVCNPAAAAMVGYRADELVGMAVQDLDVNIQCSLNGQHCDPFVLAVDDPDFVTDLIASITPHDSETSIWLRVNARSIDPSEEFGLKGVVVSMADITETKAQADQLQIIFDNVPGGFAYFDAGHQLAFYNDELIETLQVPRDLLEQKLHLLDYYKFNAQRGDYGPGDPEVLALERFKAYPPDQPHAFERSTSDGRYLDIRSTPLPSGGFIYNFFDISERRRMEEKIAESERQAHLRGDELEAILANMRQGVSVFDKTGRLSLWNQQYLEIFGKPEGEVRKGASLVELIEAEKARGEFDGDVKAHVMDLMIQLSAGDVVRSKFKHPSGRVVSAVHAPMPGGGWIGTHEDITSQELAAEKIEYAAHHDMLTGLANRTLFNKTLDEALDRAILSEHTGDLLLLDLDRFKPVNDTYGHDVGDEILKQVAERMKACVRSTDLIARLGGDEFAIILNCTGEHTAEIAARIVSNIEQPFTALGHTVSIGVSVGISPIFGETEDVSPIIKQADIALYEVKKNGRNGFRFFDGNLTDATVN is encoded by the coding sequence ATGGAAGTCTCGCAACCGCCAAACGAATCCGATCGGCTCAAGGCACTTCATGCCTTGCAGATCCTGCATTCTGAAAGATTGCCGGAGTTTGATGCTGTCGTTGAGGCTATCGCCACGGTATTTGAGTGCCCAATATCGCTGATATCCATTGTTGATAAAGACCAGCAGTGGTTCAAAGCCAAATGCGGTCTCGACGCCGACAGCACATCGCGAGATGTATCCTTTTGCCAGCATGCGATCCTTTCCGACGACCTGTTCGTCATTCCAGATGCCCGAAAAGACGCTCGCTTTCGCGACAATCCTTTGGTCACAGGTGACCCGTTCATTCGTTTTTACGCCGGCTGTCCGATATCCATCGATGGTAAGAACAGGTTGGGCACCTTGTGTGTCATCGACCGCGAGCCAAGGTCGCCGAGCGACGCACAGTTGGCGCAACTCAAACGATTCGGAAAAATTGTAGAGGGCTTGATCAAGTCGCACAGGGCGGAACTGCAGGTGCAGGATGCCCTCGACAAGGCCGAAGCGGAGAGCCGGCTCGCCACACAGGAAAGCGAACTCCTTGAAGAAATTGCGACTGTCTCCGGTGTCGGCGGTTGGGAACTGGATCTCGACACCAACCAATTGATCTGGACAGACAAAACCCGGGAGCTGCACGAGGTTGACGCCGATTTTGTTCCCAGCGTCGATACCGCGCTTTCTTTCTATGCACCCGATGGACGTGAAATCATAAGTGATGCGGTTGCCCGTGGCATTGAAGAAGGTATCGGCTGGGATGTCGAACTGCCTTTCATAACCGCAAAGGGCAACGAACTCTGGGTCCGGGCTGCCGGACGACCCATTTTCGAAAACGGCCGCGTTTGCAGATTGGTTGGAGCATTCCAGGACATCACCGAACGGCTTATGTCCGAAAAAGCTGTCCGTAGCTCCGAAGCCGTGCAGCGTACGACACTGGAAACCCTTCGCGAGGGTATCCTGGTTCTGAGCGCAACCGGACGGATCCAGTCACTCAATCCGGCCGCAGCAAAAATGCTCGGCCTCACCGCAAAAACTGCAGCGGGCCAAAATGTCCAGGATCTTATTGCAAATATCCGGTTTCAAACAGAAGACGGCAAGGCGGACGATGACGTTCTGACCAGAGCCGCAAAACTGCCGCACGAAGTCAACAACCACATCGTCAAGATGAACCGTTCAGGTGTGTCTTCATCAGTCTGGCTTCGGATTGATGCAAATGCCACGGCGAGCGCTGGCGGAGCCGGATTGGATCTCACCGTTGTTTCGCTCGCGGACATTACCGAGACAAAACTCCAGGCTGAAACGCTTCAGGTCGTCTTCGACAACATTCACGGCGGACTTGTCTACTACGATGAAAACCGTCGCCTTGCCGCCAACAATGATTATTTTCAGCAGCTGTTGAAGCTGCCGGAAGAGTTTATTGACACAAAAGCATCGCTCCAGGAAGTGGCCGGTTTCCTGGCTCGCCGCGGAGATTTTGGACCGGGAGACCCCGATCAGCTCATCAAGGAACGCTTTTCAGTTTTCGACAATCCCGAGCCACACGTTTACGAGCGCGCCGGGCCAGACGATACGACGCTTGAAATTCGAGGAAACCCGACACCCAGTGGCGGCCTCGTAACAAGTATCTTCGATATCACGGAGCGCAAGCGGACTGAACAGTCACTCAAGATCTCGGAGGCCGTCAATCGTGCCACCCTGGCTGCTGTGTCCGAAGGCATCTTGTTGTTTGATTCAAACGGCATCATTCAGGTCTGCAATCCGGCAGCTGCCGCCATGGTAGGGTACCGAGCAGATGAATTGGTCGGAATGGCGGTTCAGGACCTGGACGTCAACATACAGTGCAGCCTCAATGGTCAGCATTGCGACCCGTTCGTTCTTGCCGTGGATGATCCCGATTTCGTTACGGACCTGATTGCGAGCATCACGCCTCACGATAGCGAGACCAGCATCTGGTTGCGAGTAAACGCGAGATCAATCGACCCTTCCGAAGAATTCGGCCTGAAGGGCGTTGTCGTTTCGATGGCCGACATTACGGAAACGAAAGCGCAGGCTGATCAGCTTCAAATCATTTTTGACAATGTGCCTGGCGGCTTTGCCTATTTCGACGCAGGCCATCAGCTGGCCTTCTACAATGACGAATTGATCGAAACATTGCAGGTTCCTCGCGATCTCCTGGAACAGAAGCTGCACTTGCTCGACTATTACAAGTTCAATGCTCAACGCGGGGACTATGGCCCTGGCGACCCGGAAGTTCTTGCACTGGAAAGGTTCAAGGCGTACCCACCTGATCAGCCCCACGCATTTGAACGGTCGACGTCAGACGGTCGCTATCTCGACATCAGGAGCACGCCGCTGCCAAGTGGCGGCTTCATCTACAATTTCTTCGACATCTCCGAACGGCGGCGCATGGAAGAGAAGATTGCGGAAAGCGAACGCCAGGCGCATCTGCGCGGTGACGAACTTGAAGCTATTCTTGCCAATATGCGTCAGGGCGTCAGCGTTTTTGACAAGACCGGACGTTTGTCTCTTTGGAACCAACAGTATCTCGAGATTTTCGGCAAACCGGAAGGTGAAGTTCGCAAGGGTGCAAGCCTCGTCGAGCTGATTGAGGCCGAAAAGGCACGCGGCGAGTTTGATGGAGATGTCAAAGCTCATGTCATGGATCTGATGATCCAACTGTCCGCCGGTGATGTCGTCCGTTCCAAATTCAAACACCCGAGTGGCAGGGTGGTCAGTGCCGTTCATGCCCCGATGCCGGGCGGTGGTTGGATTGGCACCCATGAGGACATCACGTCGCAAGAACTGGCTGCTGAAAAAATCGAATACGCGGCACATCACGATATGCTCACCGGTCTTGCCAACAGAACACTGTTCAACAAGACACTCGATGAAGCTCTCGACCGCGCCATTCTTTCAGAGCACACGGGCGATCTGCTCTTACTGGACCTGGACCGTTTCAAACCAGTCAATGACACGTACGGTCACGATGTCGGAGATGAAATTCTCAAACAGGTCGCCGAACGAATGAAGGCGTGTGTCCGCTCAACCGACCTTATTGCGCGGCTCGGCGGTGACGAATTCGCCATTATTCTCAATTGTACCGGAGAACATACGGCTGAAATTGCTGCGCGCATTGTGAGTAACATCGAACAGCCGTTTACGGCACTTGGACACACGGTCTCCATTGGTGTGAGCGTCGGCATTTCGCCAATCTTCGGCGAAACCGAAGATGTAAGTCCGATCATCAAGCAGGCAGACATCGCTCTTTACGAAGTCAAGAAGAACGGCCGAAATGGCTTTCGGTTTTTCGACGGCAATCTGACCGACGCAACTGTCAACTAA
- a CDS encoding F0F1 ATP synthase subunit epsilon, producing the protein MAELFQFELVSPERQLLSEQVSEVVVPGTEGEFGVLKDHALFMSTITPGILKVRRDGDSWDEYFVRGGFADVAAGGLTVLAEQAVPVGEISREQLDQAIKNAEEDVADAKDDATKQRAENTLAQLKDVVEALNKA; encoded by the coding sequence ATGGCCGAACTTTTCCAGTTTGAGTTGGTCTCGCCGGAGCGCCAGCTCCTCTCCGAACAGGTGTCTGAAGTTGTTGTTCCAGGCACAGAGGGCGAGTTTGGCGTTCTGAAAGACCACGCCCTGTTCATGTCGACAATCACGCCCGGCATTTTGAAAGTGCGCCGGGACGGCGACAGCTGGGACGAATACTTCGTGCGTGGCGGTTTTGCCGATGTTGCAGCCGGTGGCCTGACAGTTTTGGCTGAACAGGCTGTGCCTGTGGGCGAAATCAGCCGGGAGCAGCTTGATCAGGCGATCAAAAACGCTGAAGAAGACGTTGCTGACGCCAAGGATGATGCAACCAAACAGCGTGCTGAAAACACCCTGGCACAGTTGAAGGATGTGGTTGAAGCCTTGAACAAGGCTTGA
- the atpD gene encoding F0F1 ATP synthase subunit beta, translating into MADKKVGRVTQVIGAVVDVKFDDHLPLILNALEVDNQGTRLVLEVAQHLGENTVRTIAMDSTEGLVRGQEVIDTDAAIMVPVGDGTLGRIMNVIGEPVDDAGEIKHETKRGIHQEAPEFIEQSTEAEILVTGIKVVDLLAPYAKGGKIGLFGGAGVGKTVLIMELINNIAKAHGGYSVFAGVGERTREGNDLYWEMIESNVNKEGGGEGSKAALVYGQMNEPPGARARVALTGLTVAEHFRDEGQDVLFFVDNIFRFTQAGSEVSALLGRIPSAVGYQPTLATDMGSMQERITTTTKGSITSVQAVYVPADDLTDPAPASTFAHLDATTVLNRAIAEKGIYPAVDPLDSSSRMLDARIIGEEHYNTAYSVQVTLQRYKALQDIIAILGMDELSEEDKLTVARARKIERFLSQPFFVAEVFTGSPGKLVALEDTIKGFKGLVEGEYDHLPEAAFYMVGSIDEAIEKAQRLAAEAA; encoded by the coding sequence ATGGCTGACAAAAAAGTCGGACGGGTCACCCAGGTCATCGGCGCCGTTGTCGACGTCAAGTTCGATGACCATCTGCCGTTGATCCTGAACGCTCTTGAAGTTGACAACCAGGGCACACGCCTGGTGCTTGAAGTTGCGCAGCATCTTGGTGAGAACACGGTTCGCACCATCGCGATGGACTCCACCGAGGGCTTGGTTCGCGGTCAGGAAGTGATCGACACGGACGCCGCTATCATGGTTCCGGTTGGTGACGGCACGCTGGGCCGCATCATGAACGTGATTGGTGAGCCTGTCGATGACGCTGGTGAAATCAAGCACGAAACCAAGCGCGGCATTCACCAGGAAGCTCCGGAATTCATCGAGCAATCCACTGAAGCTGAAATCCTGGTTACGGGCATCAAGGTCGTTGACCTGCTGGCGCCTTACGCGAAGGGTGGTAAGATCGGCCTGTTCGGTGGTGCCGGCGTTGGTAAAACCGTTCTGATCATGGAATTGATCAACAACATCGCTAAGGCGCACGGTGGTTACTCCGTGTTCGCCGGTGTTGGTGAGCGTACCCGTGAAGGCAACGACCTTTATTGGGAAATGATTGAATCCAACGTGAACAAGGAAGGCGGCGGAGAAGGCTCCAAAGCGGCACTTGTTTATGGTCAGATGAACGAACCTCCCGGAGCCCGCGCTCGTGTTGCTTTGACCGGTCTGACGGTTGCTGAACACTTCCGCGATGAAGGTCAGGACGTTCTGTTCTTCGTCGACAACATCTTCCGCTTCACGCAGGCTGGTTCCGAAGTGTCCGCGCTTTTGGGTCGTATCCCGTCCGCTGTGGGCTATCAGCCGACTTTGGCCACGGACATGGGCTCGATGCAGGAACGCATCACCACCACGACCAAAGGCTCGATCACGTCCGTGCAGGCCGTTTACGTCCCGGCCGATGACTTGACTGACCCGGCACCGGCTTCGACCTTCGCCCACTTGGATGCGACCACGGTTCTTAACCGTGCCATCGCTGAGAAAGGTATCTACCCGGCTGTGGATCCGCTGGATTCCTCGTCCCGTATGCTGGATGCCCGTATCATCGGTGAAGAGCACTACAACACCGCATATTCGGTTCAGGTCACTCTGCAGCGCTACAAGGCACTTCAGGACATCATCGCCATCCTCGGAATGGACGAGCTGTCTGAAGAAGATAAGCTTACAGTGGCTCGCGCACGTAAGATCGAGCGCTTCCTATCGCAGCCGTTCTTCGTGGCCGAGGTCTTCACCGGTTCTCCAGGCAAGCTTGTTGCTCTGGAAGACACGATCAAAGGCTTCAAAGGCCTGGTTGAAGGTGAGTATGACCACCTGCCGGAAGCAGCGTTCTACATGGTCGGTTCCATTGACGAAGCGATCGAGAAAGCTCAGCGTCTGGCTGCCGAAGCCGCTTAA